One Pyrococcus furiosus DSM 3638 genomic region harbors:
- a CDS encoding TIGR00288 family NYN domain-containing protein — MKNVITKILRREEKEEEEPKKTIGLIIDGPNILRKEFKIRLEDIKKALEKIGKIRVAKVVLNQYAPQGLIEAVVNQGFEPIIVAGDTDVRVAIEAMELIYNSDIDVLALATRDADFLPIISEAKRRGKETVVIGVEPGFAVALQNAADYVIIMEKREED; from the coding sequence TTGAAGAACGTCATCACGAAGATTCTGAGGAGAGAAGAGAAGGAGGAAGAGGAGCCTAAAAAGACGATTGGACTGATAATAGATGGGCCAAACATACTTAGGAAGGAGTTTAAGATAAGGCTAGAGGACATCAAGAAGGCCTTAGAAAAGATTGGAAAGATAAGAGTGGCAAAAGTAGTTCTTAATCAATACGCTCCTCAAGGATTAATCGAGGCTGTTGTAAACCAGGGATTTGAACCTATAATTGTGGCAGGGGATACCGATGTGAGAGTGGCAATAGAGGCCATGGAGTTAATATACAATAGTGACATAGATGTTTTAGCGTTGGCTACGAGAGATGCGGACTTTTTGCCAATAATAAGTGAAGCAAAGAGGAGGGGGAAAGAGACGGTAGTTATAGGTGTTGAACCTGGGTTCGCTGTGGCTCTTCAGAATGCGGCCGACTATGTAATAATAATGGAGAAAAGGGAAGAAGATTAA